Proteins encoded together in one Vibrio metoecus window:
- a CDS encoding DUF58 domain-containing protein → MTMPHSLPLHANGVTLCLEELLAYEQQTVHFLPPARQVWAQRIGQHQSRRLGRGMDFSEVRQYQAGDDIRSIDWRVTARTGKPHTKLFSEEREKVVILYIDLSQSMQFGSSLLLKSVQAAHLASLLSWLAVKQQDRVGAVIDLGHRLIEIKPSSRQRGVLPILAACIDAQHKLHSEHTPRNLALHDVLSTLNRLCPKGSEVVLISDFVDLDAQQHALSLRQLCRHNRVRMVQIYDPLEQGDTSFRGIEQVQNNQETRWLNFSINSTRAGIKKAFETQKEKLKSLCLLLEMDYRSVSSGIPLLQQLSDHKK, encoded by the coding sequence ATGACAATGCCCCATTCGCTGCCCTTGCATGCTAACGGTGTCACTCTGTGTCTTGAAGAGTTGCTTGCCTATGAACAGCAAACTGTGCATTTTTTACCCCCAGCACGCCAAGTATGGGCACAACGCATCGGCCAGCATCAAAGTCGCCGTCTAGGACGCGGAATGGATTTCTCAGAGGTGCGCCAGTACCAAGCGGGAGATGATATTCGCTCGATTGACTGGCGAGTTACCGCGAGAACGGGCAAGCCACACACGAAGTTGTTCAGTGAAGAGCGAGAAAAAGTTGTCATACTTTATATCGACCTAAGCCAGTCGATGCAATTTGGTTCCAGTTTATTGCTCAAATCGGTTCAGGCGGCACATTTAGCCAGCTTGCTCAGTTGGCTTGCCGTGAAGCAACAAGACCGAGTCGGCGCTGTGATTGATTTGGGACATCGTCTGATTGAGATTAAACCGAGCAGCCGCCAACGTGGGGTCTTGCCTATTTTAGCGGCCTGCATTGATGCACAACATAAGTTGCATTCAGAGCACACACCAAGAAATCTGGCATTGCATGATGTATTGAGCACTCTCAATCGATTGTGTCCCAAAGGCAGTGAAGTGGTGTTGATCAGCGATTTTGTTGATTTAGATGCACAACAGCATGCACTTTCCCTACGTCAGTTGTGTCGGCACAACCGCGTACGCATGGTGCAAATTTACGATCCATTAGAGCAAGGAGACACCTCATTTCGTGGTATTGAGCAAGTACAAAATAACCAAGAGACGCGCTGGCTCAACTTTTCGATAAATAGTACGCGTGCAGGTATCAAAAAAGCCTTTGAAACTCAAAAAGAAAAACTAAAATCACTTTGTCTATTATTGGAAATGGACTACCGCTCAGTTTCAAGCGGAATACCTTTGCTGCAACAATTATCGGACCATAAGAAATGA
- a CDS encoding DUF4381 domain-containing protein, which produces MKESSITSLDLNALHLPELPNWFPLAWGWWASIGGTLIVMLIIGLAVRWRRRRLAPKKSALRLLSLTVSPQTPSSAIELVRQAALCYYPREEIAHLTGKDWYAFLDAQVGHPLFVPNETLWQQALYQKQKVNNADELVHHCYHWVESALPPRKRRKSGIGKF; this is translated from the coding sequence ATGAAGGAATCGTCAATCACATCACTGGATCTCAACGCCCTGCATTTGCCAGAACTCCCAAACTGGTTTCCATTAGCTTGGGGATGGTGGGCAAGCATAGGCGGTACTCTCATCGTGATGCTCATCATCGGATTGGCAGTGCGTTGGCGTCGCCGTCGTCTCGCCCCTAAAAAATCCGCGTTACGTCTTCTGAGCTTAACGGTAAGCCCACAAACGCCCTCTTCAGCCATTGAGTTGGTTCGTCAGGCAGCACTGTGCTATTACCCTCGCGAAGAGATTGCGCATTTAACCGGTAAAGATTGGTACGCCTTTTTAGACGCCCAAGTCGGACACCCACTTTTCGTACCAAATGAAACCTTGTGGCAGCAAGCGTTATACCAAAAGCAGAAAGTGAACAATGCCGATGAGCTGGTTCACCACTGTTATCATTGGGTAGAAAGCGCCTTGCCGCCGAGAAAGCGGAGAAAATCAGGCATTGGCAAGTTTTGA
- a CDS encoding vWA domain-containing protein yields the protein MASFEFIWWWAFLLLPLPWLIYFFTPAIQSRAAIKLPYLPDTSGIQPRSWLPRILAIGLWILLLSAAARPVWYGEPVSTSTSHRDLMLVVDLSYSMSQEDMQSGQQMVDRLTAVKQVLSEFIAKREGDRIGLILFADHAYLQTPLTLDRETVTQQLNQVVLKLIGTQTAIGEGIGLATKIFIDSDAPQRVMILLSDGSNTAGILDPLEAANIAKQYHSTIYTVGVGAGEMVVKDFLFNRKVNTAQDLDEKTLQTIASTTGGQYFRARNQQDLQGIYDTINQLEPISHSDQTWRPQTEWFFYPLSVALLLSVILVIVRR from the coding sequence TTGGCAAGTTTTGAGTTTATTTGGTGGTGGGCATTTTTATTGCTCCCACTGCCTTGGCTTATCTATTTTTTTACACCAGCCATTCAATCTCGGGCAGCCATTAAGCTGCCCTATCTTCCTGACACATCTGGTATCCAACCTCGTTCTTGGCTTCCTCGTATACTCGCCATCGGATTGTGGATTCTGTTGCTTAGCGCGGCAGCGAGGCCCGTTTGGTATGGTGAGCCAGTAAGCACGAGTACTTCACATCGTGATCTGATGTTAGTGGTTGATCTTTCTTATTCAATGAGTCAGGAAGACATGCAATCCGGTCAACAGATGGTAGACCGCCTCACAGCGGTAAAACAAGTGTTGTCTGAGTTTATTGCCAAACGTGAAGGAGACCGTATTGGGCTTATTCTGTTTGCCGACCATGCTTATTTACAAACACCACTGACTTTGGACAGAGAGACCGTCACTCAACAGCTCAACCAAGTGGTTTTAAAACTCATTGGTACCCAAACTGCAATTGGTGAAGGCATTGGGCTAGCAACCAAGATTTTTATCGACAGTGACGCACCACAACGAGTAATGATTCTGCTCAGTGACGGTAGTAATACAGCTGGAATTCTCGACCCACTCGAAGCGGCGAATATTGCCAAGCAATACCACTCTACAATTTACACCGTTGGAGTGGGAGCCGGTGAAATGGTAGTCAAAGATTTTCTGTTTAACCGCAAGGTCAATACAGCGCAAGATCTGGATGAAAAGACACTGCAAACCATCGCCTCAACCACTGGGGGGCAATATTTCCGTGCTCGCAATCAGCAAGATTTACAAGGCATCTATGACACCATTAATCAACTTGAGCCCATCAGCCACTCCGATCAAACTTGGCGACCACAAACCGAGTGGTTTTTTTACCCTCTGAGTGTGGCATTACTGCTTTCCGTCATTCTGGTTATTGTGAGGAGATAA
- a CDS encoding VWA domain-containing protein produces the protein MPLTFLYPYWLWLLIPSLGFAFWLKARKNQRGLIAPHLAHVMGVGAPQSRHLSGLLGVGWMIAVLALAGPSWQSAERPSVQNSAARVLIMDMSQSMYATDLAPNRLTQARYKALDLLKGWHEGSTGLVAYAADAYVVSPLTRDSATLGNLIPLLSPEIMPYQGANAANAVDLAISMLQQAGHQKGDLILLTDDIRAAERQKITQQLENSSWRLIVLAIGTSNGAPITLSDGSLLKSPQGETVIAKTSFEQMQQFTHSVQGVFAAYRADGADIEQILHITQQQTDVANQTSRKVVTEQVNNGYWLVLPLVIAALAIFRRGVIFTLLLIVGAHFPAQEASASPWLNQDQQAMRAFEAKQYSQAAETFRDPKWQGAARYYAKDYPGAIEAYSRIENPDLETQYNLANAYAQAGNFPKARELYEQVLKQQPNHQDAQHNLQVVNSAEQQQQDSASESKGQAQKEKSSGNSSDADDSEKTDSQTEQQPDLAQNQNQQHSAQPKADKEKSTEQAKPNNPEPTNEKNNDQNTLAQTKPLTSATDPNLDPLLRKLEQVENARDPSALLRAQLFLQAQRKPQPMETDQPW, from the coding sequence ATGCCACTAACTTTCCTCTATCCATACTGGTTATGGTTACTGATCCCTTCACTTGGTTTCGCATTTTGGCTGAAAGCACGTAAAAACCAGCGGGGCTTAATTGCCCCTCATCTTGCTCACGTTATGGGTGTGGGTGCGCCCCAAAGCCGCCACCTCAGTGGATTACTGGGAGTCGGATGGATGATCGCGGTGCTTGCACTCGCAGGGCCAAGCTGGCAATCGGCTGAGCGACCTAGTGTGCAAAATAGCGCTGCGCGAGTATTAATTATGGATATGTCGCAATCCATGTATGCCACTGATTTAGCGCCAAATCGACTAACCCAAGCTCGTTATAAAGCGTTGGATCTGCTGAAAGGCTGGCATGAGGGTAGTACAGGATTGGTCGCTTACGCTGCCGACGCTTATGTGGTGAGCCCTCTAACTCGTGACAGCGCAACACTGGGCAATTTGATCCCTTTGTTATCTCCCGAGATCATGCCCTATCAAGGGGCGAATGCCGCAAATGCAGTGGATTTAGCGATTTCCATGCTACAACAGGCGGGTCATCAAAAAGGTGACTTGATTCTGCTGACTGACGATATTCGTGCCGCTGAACGACAGAAAATCACTCAACAGTTAGAAAATAGCTCATGGCGTCTGATTGTACTTGCCATCGGGACATCGAATGGTGCTCCGATTACCTTGAGTGATGGTAGCCTACTCAAGAGTCCTCAAGGTGAGACGGTGATCGCCAAAACATCCTTTGAACAAATGCAGCAATTCACGCACAGCGTGCAAGGAGTATTCGCCGCCTATCGCGCCGATGGCGCGGATATCGAGCAGATTTTACACATCACGCAACAGCAAACCGATGTCGCCAACCAAACCTCGCGTAAAGTTGTTACTGAACAAGTCAACAACGGTTATTGGCTAGTTCTGCCTTTAGTTATCGCAGCTTTAGCCATATTTCGTCGTGGCGTGATTTTTACCTTGCTGCTGATTGTCGGTGCTCACTTTCCTGCCCAAGAGGCTTCGGCATCCCCTTGGTTAAATCAAGATCAGCAAGCAATGCGCGCTTTCGAAGCCAAGCAATATTCACAAGCGGCTGAAACATTTCGAGACCCGAAATGGCAAGGCGCAGCACGCTACTATGCAAAAGATTATCCCGGTGCCATTGAAGCGTACTCGCGTATTGAGAACCCCGATTTAGAGACTCAATACAACTTGGCGAACGCTTACGCACAAGCGGGGAATTTCCCTAAAGCGCGCGAATTGTATGAACAGGTGCTCAAACAACAGCCAAACCATCAAGATGCTCAGCACAATCTGCAAGTTGTTAACAGCGCAGAACAGCAACAGCAGGATTCTGCATCTGAATCCAAAGGTCAAGCTCAGAAAGAAAAATCATCCGGCAATTCATCTGATGCCGATGATAGTGAAAAAACCGATTCTCAAACTGAACAACAACCTGACTTAGCCCAAAATCAGAACCAACAACATAGTGCTCAACCTAAGGCAGATAAGGAAAAATCCACCGAGCAAGCAAAGCCAAACAATCCAGAACCAACTAATGAAAAGAACAATGACCAAAATACCTTAGCTCAAACCAAGCCGTTAACGTCAGCAACGGATCCCAACCTCGACCCGCTGCTACGCAAATTAGAACAAGTCGAGAATGCGCGCGATCCGAGCGCTTTATTACGTGCGCAACTGTTTTTACAAGCCCAACGTAAACCTCAACCAATGGAAACCGACCAGCCATGGTAA
- a CDS encoding BatD family protein, whose protein sequence is MVKKSSVYHSTLFWLTLTVSLFGLPAHAADLVASVSKNKVVKNEVIQLRIVSSDKASADALDFSQLEPDFFVGQPSFASSTNIINGNYSQRSEWTVAIAAQKTGIITIPRFQLGNAQTTPIAIQVTEDQHQPAQQELAEVRSRLERTQLYPGESTLFHAQLIIKEDVRRLRDPNITPPKVDGMQIESASEPKQYPSVLDGVEVTIVEQSFRITAQHAGSFKLSEPILKASLLYGNQYSGGTRLVPLLTHPKTYAITVLEKPSNYQGFWLPTAKLHLSQNWSDGQKTLSSPEQYETQVGHAITRELRLQVSGLTQQQLPNFSIQYPESVSVYAEKPQFSTLDNGETLMTLKQVLIPRQAGEIALPEVKLHWWNTQTQTEQTSQISGLVLHVKPSEEAALPTVPTLSTTTPNSSPVNDAGYWPYLTLLFALLWLATSLFTWWQWQHTKHPQQVGSNHSEPSSAYQILLQAIEQQDLLAISQAIRIWQSQIILDQDEQQRLTALLYPLQQACYSEQPQTPDFSELKHWIMVKQKQQCKRTRQQEAELPQL, encoded by the coding sequence ATGGTAAAGAAGTCCTCCGTTTATCACTCCACGCTTTTCTGGCTCACGCTCACGGTTAGCCTATTCGGGCTACCTGCGCATGCTGCCGATTTAGTTGCCAGTGTCAGCAAAAATAAAGTAGTTAAAAATGAAGTGATTCAACTGCGTATCGTCAGCAGTGATAAAGCCTCTGCCGATGCACTCGATTTTTCTCAACTGGAGCCTGACTTTTTCGTTGGTCAACCGAGTTTTGCTTCTTCAACCAACATCATTAATGGCAACTACTCCCAGCGTAGCGAATGGACAGTGGCTATTGCGGCTCAAAAAACCGGTATCATCACGATTCCCCGCTTTCAGTTGGGTAATGCCCAAACCACGCCTATCGCCATTCAGGTCACCGAAGATCAACATCAACCAGCACAACAAGAGTTGGCAGAAGTGCGTAGCCGTTTAGAGAGAACGCAACTATATCCAGGTGAAAGCACCTTGTTTCATGCTCAGTTAATTATTAAGGAAGATGTGCGCCGACTACGTGACCCAAACATTACGCCACCGAAAGTCGATGGAATGCAGATCGAGTCCGCCAGTGAACCCAAACAATATCCTAGTGTGCTCGATGGCGTGGAAGTGACTATCGTTGAGCAATCTTTTCGCATTACTGCGCAGCATGCGGGCAGCTTTAAGCTCAGTGAACCTATCTTAAAAGCAAGCCTGCTCTACGGTAACCAATACAGTGGTGGTACACGCTTAGTCCCGCTGCTCACCCATCCCAAAACGTATGCGATAACAGTGCTCGAAAAACCCTCAAACTATCAAGGCTTCTGGCTACCGACGGCCAAATTACACCTGAGTCAAAACTGGTCTGATGGTCAGAAAACTCTGAGTTCACCCGAGCAATACGAAACACAGGTAGGCCATGCCATCACACGAGAATTGCGTTTACAAGTGAGTGGCCTGACTCAGCAACAACTGCCTAATTTCAGTATTCAATACCCCGAATCCGTTAGCGTGTATGCGGAAAAACCCCAGTTCAGCACACTCGACAACGGAGAGACTCTGATGACGCTTAAGCAGGTACTGATCCCTCGTCAAGCGGGAGAAATCGCCTTACCTGAGGTCAAACTCCATTGGTGGAACACACAGACACAAACTGAGCAAACGAGCCAAATTTCAGGTTTAGTTTTACACGTCAAGCCCAGTGAAGAAGCCGCTTTACCCACTGTGCCAACGCTCTCAACGACAACACCGAACAGCTCGCCAGTCAACGATGCAGGTTATTGGCCATACCTCACTTTACTCTTTGCATTATTGTGGTTAGCCACTAGCCTGTTCACTTGGTGGCAATGGCAACATACAAAACATCCACAACAGGTAGGCTCCAACCATTCTGAACCATCATCGGCGTATCAAATACTCCTTCAGGCTATTGAACAGCAAGATCTTCTGGCAATCAGCCAAGCAATACGTATATGGCAAAGCCAAATCATCTTAGATCAAGACGAGCAGCAGAGGCTGACAGCACTGCTTTATCCTTTGCAGCAAGCCTGTTATTCAGAACAACCACAAACCCCAGATTTTAGTGAATTAAAGCACTGGATTATGGTCAAACAGAAACAACAATGTAAACGCACTCGTCAACAAGAGGCTGAGTTACCTCAGTTATGA
- a CDS encoding SIMPL domain-containing protein — translation MTNMNTKTASVLGLSLIIGLAALGFLVQQMAVKFKEYERVVTVKGLSEREVVADTVIWPIQFTVADNQLSSLFETVDQQTQLITQFLVEKGIDRTAISLSAPAVVDKKAQQYGEDRSEFRYLATQTLTVYSKKVDLVRNTISEIGQLGKQGVVFNQDPYNNRVEFSFTGLNDIKPDMIEEATKQAREVALKFATDSQSTLGKIKTASQGQFSISDRDNNTPYIKNVRVVTTVEYYLSD, via the coding sequence ATGACCAATATGAATACCAAAACCGCCAGCGTGCTTGGCCTGAGTCTGATTATCGGACTGGCCGCACTGGGTTTTTTGGTACAGCAAATGGCTGTTAAGTTTAAAGAATATGAACGAGTCGTCACCGTAAAAGGGCTATCGGAGCGTGAAGTCGTTGCCGACACGGTCATTTGGCCTATTCAGTTTACGGTTGCGGATAATCAACTTTCTTCACTCTTTGAAACGGTGGATCAACAGACTCAACTCATCACCCAATTTTTAGTTGAGAAAGGCATTGATCGTACAGCGATTTCCCTTTCAGCCCCAGCAGTAGTCGATAAAAAAGCCCAACAATATGGGGAGGATCGTTCAGAGTTTCGCTATCTGGCAACGCAAACACTCACGGTATACAGCAAAAAAGTGGATTTGGTGCGTAATACCATCAGCGAGATTGGTCAGCTCGGCAAACAGGGTGTGGTGTTTAACCAAGATCCTTACAACAATCGCGTTGAATTTAGCTTTACTGGGTTAAATGACATCAAGCCAGACATGATCGAAGAAGCGACCAAGCAAGCGCGAGAAGTGGCATTGAAGTTTGCAACCGACTCACAAAGCACGCTAGGTAAGATCAAAACCGCCTCACAAGGACAGTTTTCTATCTCAGATCGTGATAACAATACACCGTACATCAAAAATGTCCGCGTAGTCACCACTGTTGAATACTATCTCTCAGATTAA
- the cspE gene encoding transcription antiterminator/RNA stability regulator CspE: MSQKMTGSVKWFNETKGFGFISQDNGGQDVFVHFKSIVSEGFKTLAEGQRVSFTVEQGKKGPQAAQVTAL, encoded by the coding sequence ATGTCTCAGAAAATGACTGGTTCAGTAAAATGGTTCAACGAAACTAAAGGTTTTGGTTTCATTTCTCAAGACAACGGCGGTCAAGACGTGTTCGTACACTTCAAGTCTATCGTTTCTGAAGGCTTCAAAACTCTGGCTGAAGGTCAGCGTGTAAGCTTCACAGTTGAGCAAGGCAAAAAAGGCCCACAAGCTGCTCAAGTAACTGCGCTGTAA
- a CDS encoding GGDEF domain-containing protein: protein MLADTTFEYLTTFLESQAAGIVYAPSYAAAAEVVLAQESFLCLESYPEAFWTWAAQFDTSDGLIPFAINTCRWDYLPQMGGESFILMLDNHPQHRTYLIIQAACADKVHLSTESGELDFLQLIASKWQCLRAEIEASKEFKNRDLREAKYLSEIRQREQFIDNMKLVHQVAVELSNPANLDELHRASVEAVRHRLGFDRAAFLLLDMKKRCFSGTYGTSEEGNTVDEHHTQYDLHQVETQYLEALSNDECNLMVVEDVPLYTAGQVVGQGWNGMLILRDGNDTIGWLAIDNYIHRQPITEYQKQMLESFGSLLAQIYIRKRQEQNVRMLHASMVELSRCMTVSEVCKSAVSFAINRMGIDRMAVFLTDEACSYIQGTWGTDIQGNIVDESYFRGSTHENDIVDLAKLYPNEVVFKEGVPIYHDCKIVGYGWTAMTMLTDKGTPIAFIAADNLIRRSPLTSQLREVIRMFASNLTEVLMRAKAQEAISVLNETLELEVRNRTRDLQKANEKLDLMAKLDPLTRLGNRRMLEHLLEQTCEQTMKEVVSYGVILLDIDHFGLFNNCYGHLEGDIALMRIGNILSQHAQSEHELFCRIGGEEFLLLTANRSADEVRLLAESIRQSIETEKIEHCENPSGTILTVSIGYAASRYKPREIQFDQLYAEADKALYRAKSQGRNQVVGVIVENIDCIGVEM from the coding sequence ATGTTGGCCGATACCACGTTCGAGTATTTGACCACGTTTTTAGAATCACAAGCCGCGGGGATTGTCTACGCGCCATCCTATGCTGCCGCAGCAGAGGTGGTTTTAGCCCAGGAATCTTTTTTGTGTTTAGAAAGCTACCCGGAAGCCTTTTGGACATGGGCTGCACAGTTTGATACTTCAGATGGTTTAATTCCTTTTGCAATCAATACTTGTCGCTGGGATTACTTACCACAGATGGGGGGAGAATCGTTCATTTTAATGTTGGATAACCACCCTCAACATCGTACTTATTTAATTATTCAAGCGGCTTGCGCGGATAAAGTACATTTGAGTACCGAGTCGGGCGAATTAGATTTTTTACAGTTGATTGCGTCGAAATGGCAGTGTTTACGTGCTGAGATTGAAGCCTCGAAAGAGTTTAAGAATCGTGATTTACGAGAGGCGAAGTACCTCAGTGAAATTCGTCAACGAGAGCAGTTCATCGACAACATGAAGCTGGTGCATCAGGTCGCTGTTGAACTCTCGAATCCAGCCAATCTTGATGAACTACACCGTGCATCGGTAGAAGCTGTGCGTCATCGCCTAGGCTTTGATCGTGCCGCTTTCTTATTATTGGATATGAAAAAGCGCTGCTTCAGTGGTACTTATGGTACCAGTGAAGAGGGTAACACGGTTGATGAACATCATACCCAATATGACTTGCACCAGGTGGAAACCCAATATTTAGAAGCTTTGTCTAACGATGAGTGCAATTTAATGGTGGTTGAAGATGTGCCATTGTACACCGCAGGCCAAGTGGTTGGCCAAGGTTGGAATGGGATGCTGATCCTGCGTGATGGTAACGACACTATTGGTTGGTTAGCGATTGACAATTACATTCATCGTCAGCCGATCACTGAATACCAAAAGCAAATGTTGGAGTCTTTTGGATCATTGCTAGCTCAAATCTACATTCGGAAGCGACAAGAACAGAATGTCCGTATGTTGCATGCCAGCATGGTGGAGCTATCCCGTTGTATGACCGTCAGCGAAGTGTGTAAGTCTGCCGTCAGTTTTGCGATTAACCGGATGGGGATTGATCGCATGGCCGTATTTCTGACCGATGAAGCATGCTCGTATATTCAAGGAACATGGGGTACAGACATTCAAGGCAATATCGTTGATGAATCCTATTTCCGAGGATCGACCCACGAAAATGACATCGTCGATCTTGCAAAACTTTACCCTAATGAAGTTGTTTTCAAAGAAGGGGTGCCCATTTACCACGATTGCAAAATCGTAGGCTATGGTTGGACGGCAATGACCATGTTGACCGATAAAGGTACGCCGATAGCCTTCATTGCGGCCGATAATTTGATCCGCCGTTCACCGTTGACGTCACAACTGCGAGAAGTGATCCGCATGTTTGCTTCGAACTTAACGGAAGTGTTAATGCGGGCGAAAGCGCAAGAGGCGATATCGGTACTCAACGAAACCTTGGAGCTTGAAGTGCGTAATCGCACTCGTGATCTTCAAAAGGCCAACGAAAAGTTGGATCTCATGGCGAAGTTAGATCCTCTAACGCGTCTTGGGAATCGCCGCATGCTAGAACATCTGCTTGAGCAGACCTGTGAACAGACGATGAAAGAGGTGGTGAGCTACGGAGTCATCTTGTTGGATATCGACCACTTCGGCTTATTTAATAACTGCTATGGACATCTGGAAGGGGACATTGCCCTGATGCGTATTGGCAACATTCTAAGCCAACATGCTCAGTCTGAACACGAGCTATTTTGCCGGATTGGGGGAGAGGAATTTTTGCTCCTGACCGCTAATCGCAGTGCGGATGAAGTCCGTTTACTGGCAGAAAGTATTCGTCAGAGTATCGAAACCGAAAAGATCGAGCATTGTGAAAACCCAAGTGGAACAATACTGACTGTATCCATTGGTTATGCCGCCTCACGCTACAAACCTCGTGAGATTCAATTCGATCAACTTTATGCAGAAGCAGATAAAGCTTTGTATCGCGCTAAAAGTCAGGGGCGAAATCAGGTAGTTGGTGTTATTGTTGAAAATATCGACTGTATAGGGGTCGAAATGTAG
- a CDS encoding L,D-transpeptidase family protein yields MRLVSLALLILWILPCVSFAQVDLVKVDKSKRRLYLLQGDQVIREYRIALGKSPKGHKQQEGDQRTPEGNYYLDFITQDSHFYRAIHISYPNPQDEQHAAQLGVSPGGDIKIHGLKNGETADPAFIQSFDWTNGCIALTNSEMDDFLSLVQPGTPIHIEW; encoded by the coding sequence ATGCGCCTTGTCTCTTTGGCTTTATTAATACTATGGATTTTGCCTTGCGTCAGTTTTGCTCAGGTCGACCTCGTCAAAGTCGATAAATCGAAACGACGCCTGTATTTATTGCAAGGAGATCAAGTGATTCGTGAGTATCGCATCGCACTCGGTAAGTCCCCCAAAGGGCATAAACAGCAAGAGGGCGATCAGCGCACACCCGAAGGGAACTACTACTTAGACTTTATTACTCAAGATTCCCATTTTTACCGTGCAATTCATATTAGCTACCCTAATCCACAAGATGAGCAACATGCGGCTCAATTAGGAGTCAGCCCTGGAGGCGACATCAAGATCCACGGATTGAAAAATGGTGAAACAGCAGATCCCGCCTTTATTCAAAGTTTTGACTGGACCAACGGTTGTATAGCGTTAACCAATAGTGAAATGGATGATTTTCTGAGCTTAGTGCAGCCCGGTACGCCTATTCACATCGAGTGGTAA
- a CDS encoding DUF3820 family protein — translation MFEKTHLLKLARMKMPFGKYAGRVLIDLPEPYLLWFQKQGFPEGELGVLLELCLALKIEGLEALVKPLRQ, via the coding sequence ATGTTTGAAAAAACACATCTCTTAAAATTGGCTCGAATGAAAATGCCGTTTGGTAAATACGCAGGTCGCGTGCTGATTGATCTCCCTGAACCTTATTTGTTGTGGTTCCAAAAGCAAGGGTTCCCAGAAGGTGAGCTCGGAGTGCTACTGGAACTCTGTTTAGCTCTTAAAATTGAAGGATTAGAGGCATTAGTCAAACCCTTAAGACAATGA
- the tnaC gene encoding tryptophanase leader peptide, with protein MRTYNNSSFWFTLDYKIAFFFPA; from the coding sequence ATGAGAACGTACAACAACTCTAGCTTTTGGTTTACCCTCGATTATAAAATCGCTTTCTTCTTTCCTGCGTAA